One region of Temnothorax longispinosus isolate EJ_2023e unplaced genomic scaffold, Tlon_JGU_v1 HiC_scaffold_14, whole genome shotgun sequence genomic DNA includes:
- the LOC139823578 gene encoding uncharacterized protein — translation MSQESFYVLLNLIKHKLIKRSNRQTINPEHGLVITLFYLAHGCNMQVVAWAFLIRKTTVHVIVCETCAAIWEVLSPIYLKVPTIEDWQNKSKRFYEEWNFLNCCGAIDGKHITIQAPNKSGSSYFNYKKSFSIILMAVCDTDYVFTLVDIGSYGSQSDGGVFKDLAFGRALDSGIIKLPADSVLQNTNIMFPHYFVGDEAFSLKPYILRPYPGKYLDVHKRVYNYRLSRARRTIENAFGILSSRWRILRNNIIADVENVEKIAAATVCLHNFLRISEERVPAYERVYCPSFFVDNVQPDGSITPDTFRNDHVDSFERIGRLGSNNASRNVMELRDSMANYLSNEGAVHWQWDYIFRGYMPK, via the exons ATGTCACAAGAaagtttttatgtattattaaatttaattaaacacaaATTAATTAAGCGCAGCAATCGACAAACAATAAATCCCGAACATGGACttgttattacattatt TTACCTAGCACATGGCTGCAATATGCAGGTAGTAGCGTGGGCGTTTTTGATAAGAAAGACAACTGTACATGTAATTGTTTGTGAAACTTGTGCAGCTATCTGGGAAGTTCTCTctccaatttatttaaaagtaccAACAATTGAAGACTGGCAAAACAAGAGTAAAAGATTTTATGAAGAATGGAACTTTCTTAACTGTTGTGGTGCTATAGACGGGAAGCACATAACTATTCAAGCTCCAAATAAATCTGGAAGTTcctattttaattacaaaaaaagttttagcATCATATTGATGGCTGTTTGTGACACTGATTACGTATTTACACTTGTGGACATTGGATCCTATGGTTCACAAAGCGATGGAGGTGTTTTCAAAGACTTAGCCTTTGGGCGAGCGCTGGACTctggtataataaaattaccagCCGATTCAGTATTGCAGAATACAAACATTATGTTTCCACATTACTTTGTTGGAGATGAAGCTTTCTCGTTGAAACCTTACATTCTGAGACCGTACCCTGGAAAGTATTTAGACGTTCATAAAAGAGTTTATAATTACCGATTGTCAAGAGCACGGCGAACGATTGAAAATGCTTTCGGTATTCTATCATCAAGATGGCGAATATtgcgaaataatattattgctgATGTGGAAAATGTGGAGAAAATTGCTGCAGCAACTGTGtgtttacacaattttttacgtatatcTGAAGAAAGAGTTCCTGCTTATGAAAGAGTGTATTGTCCATccttttttgttgataatgtTCAGCCTGATGGAAGCATTACACCAGACACGTTTAGAAATGATCACGTAGATAGTTTTGAAAGAATAGGACGTTTAGGATCAAATAATGCTTCCAGAAACGTGATGGAACTTCGGGATAGTATGGCTAACTATCTTTCTAATGAAGGAGCAGTTCATTGGCAATgggattatatttttagaggATATATgccaaaataa